One Bacillus amyloliquefaciens DSM 7 = ATCC 23350 DNA window includes the following coding sequences:
- the bslA gene encoding biofilm surface layer hydrophobin BslA, with translation MKHKFFSTVMASLFGLVLLLSLPTASFAAESSSTVHEPEMSTKATATLFAKYTGASQQEWSFSDIELTYRPNTILSLGVMEFTLPSGFTATTKDTVNGHALRERQILNNGKTVRLPLNIDLIGAAEFKLSLNNKTLPAAGTYKFRAENKSLSIGSKFYAEDTIVVQKRSTPPTQPCNCK, from the coding sequence ATGAAACACAAGTTTTTCTCAACTGTCATGGCAAGTTTATTCGGCTTGGTTTTACTTCTTTCTCTGCCGACAGCGTCATTCGCCGCTGAGTCAAGTTCAACCGTTCACGAGCCGGAAATGTCCACAAAGGCGACTGCTACATTATTTGCAAAATATACAGGTGCCAGCCAGCAGGAATGGTCATTTTCTGATATCGAATTGACGTACCGCCCGAACACGATTCTGAGCTTAGGCGTTATGGAATTTACCCTTCCAAGCGGATTTACGGCTACAACAAAAGATACAGTAAACGGACACGCTTTGCGTGAAAGACAGATTCTGAATAACGGCAAAACAGTCAGACTTCCGTTAAACATTGATTTAATCGGCGCGGCGGAATTTAAGCTTTCTCTTAATAATAAAACGCTGCCTGCTGCAGGTACATATAAGTTCCGCGCAGAAAATAAATCATTAAGCATAGGCTCTAAATTCTATGCTGAGGACACAATTGTTGTTCAAAAACGCAGCACACCGCCGACACAGCCTTGCAACTGCAAATAA